The proteins below are encoded in one region of Raphanus sativus cultivar WK10039 unplaced genomic scaffold, ASM80110v3 Scaffold1720, whole genome shotgun sequence:
- the LOC130504656 gene encoding uncharacterized protein LOC130504656 yields the protein MDMRSNNHQQQQQQVLDGSDIVELVENEKVFDKFVEQKFQQLDQDEDGKLSVTELQPAVADIGAALGLPAQGTSPDSDHIYSEVLNEFTHGSQEKVSKTEFKEVLSDILLGMAAGLKRDPIVILRMDGEDLSEFIHSPGYEAEIVSVYFSAVSGCEEASLSDCIVKALQSLSVDHGMPPSNDPWVMSNIVEPIVDSCLDEEDKREKRVSQERFLEAFKRVVERVAQRLNEQPVIVAHSENTFDGSGIRRLLSNKFEFDKALNVGLEIIPKDRHGKVSKEYLRAVLDTVAPSATLPPIGAVSQMDDMITEALKMVKGDDGKVVKEEEFKKTMAEILGSIMLQLEGNPISVSSNSVVHEPLTSATFLPPPPAESPEEPSN from the exons ATGGACATGAGAAGCAACAACCACCAGCAACAACAGCAACAGGTACTTGATGGGTCGGACATAGTCGAGCTGGTCGAAAACGAAAAAGTGTTCGACAAGTTTGTGGAACAAAAGTTTCAGCAGTTAGATCAAGATGAAGATGGTAAGCTCTCCGTGACAGAGCTACAGCCTGCCGTTGCTGATATCGGCGCTGCCCTTGGTTTGCCTGCTCAGGGCACTTCCCCTGATTCCGATCACATCTACTCAGag GTCCTAAACGAATTCACTCATGGAAGTCAAGAGAAAGTGAGCAAGACAGAGTTCAAAGAAGTGTTGTCAGATATTTTGTTGGGCATGGCTGCTGGTCTAAAACGCGACCCCATCGTCATCCTCAGGATGGACGGTGAGGATCTGTCGGAGTTCATCCACAGCCCTGGATACGAAGCCGAGATCGTCTCCGTCTACTTCTCAGCGGTCTCCGGCTGCGAGGAAGCATCACTCAGTGATTGCATCGTGAAAGCTCTCCAGTCGCTTTCTGTTGATCATGGAATGCCTCCTTCTAACGATCCATGG GTAATGAGCAACATTGTAGAACCGATCGTTGACTCTTGTCTTGATGAAGAAGataagagagagaagagagtgtCACAGGAGAGATTCTTGGAAGCATTCAAGAGAGTCGTGGAGAGAGTAGCTCAACGTCTCAATGAACAGCCCGTGATCGTCGCCCACAGCGAAAACACATTCGATGGGAGCGGCATCAGAAGGCTCCTGTCCAATAAGTTCGAGTTCGACAAG GCATTAAACGTTGGGTTGGAGATCATTCCAAAAGACCGTCATGGTAAGGTGTCTAAAGAGTATCTACGAGCTGTGCTAGATACTGTTGCACCATCTGCGACTTTACCACCAATAGGTGCAGTGTCCCAG ATGGATGATATGATAACGGAAGCACTGAAGATGGTGAAGGGAGATGATGGAAAGGTGGTGAAGGAAGAGGAGTTTAAGAAAACAATGGCAGAGATATTGGGAAGTATAATGTTGCAGCTTGAGGGTAATCCGATATCTGTCTCCTCTAACTCAGTGGTTCACGAGCCGCTCACCTCCGCCACCTTTCTGCCTCCGCCTCCGGCTGAGTCGCCAGAGGAGCCTTCTAACTAA